The Salvia miltiorrhiza cultivar Shanhuang (shh) chromosome 1, IMPLAD_Smil_shh, whole genome shotgun sequence genome has a window encoding:
- the LOC131007666 gene encoding uncharacterized protein LOC131007666 — MKHNAVSMRRRIIIIRRFMVSIARPPRQYFTWDGQPLDESAWNQTERLNEVCGRLNDVRTDDEPEHEAEGSVASGDDDDSDDEEFDPALEVGTTSDASEDLLDDDLIDFTETERAGWIRQSTTRDGDPTVETGDLTNWLVPLIPVDASASLVARESDPSRVDDLQKNSFYNSKDDLIIAVGLWNMKRGTETKVVRSDPGRVYFSCKHSDNCNFDLRASSHGRGMWRVHKLKEHSCEGDLRTAKKIKAHSKVVVAFVANRIRDDGEVIKPKSIMAELVRDFGIKIKYDVALRARNLGMDMICGRVDDSFLLLPRYLYALKEANPGTLYDLEVDVDCRFKHLFVALWASISPFYFHLRPVIVVDGTHLKGKNSGILFVAVTKDGNEAVFSLGDRCRSDRE; from the coding sequence ATGAAGCACAATGCAGTCAGTATGAGACGCCGTATTATCATCATACGTCGTTTCATGGTGTCCATAGCTCGTCCTCCACGACAATATTTTACATGGGATGGACAACCGCTAGACGAATCTGCATGGAATCAAACCGAAAGGCTTAATGAAGTATGTGGGAGATTGAACGATGTGCGGACAGATGATGAACCTGAGCACGAAGCTGAAGGCTCGGTTGCATCAGGAGACGATGATGATTCTGATGACGAAGAATTTGACCCTGCGCTCGAGGTGGGCACTACTTCTGatgcctctgaggatttattagacgacGATCTAATCGATTTCACGGAgaccgagcgagcaggttggatccgacaaagtacaACACGTGACGGAGATCCGACAGTCGAGACCGGTgatctaactaattggttagttcccttgattccagtggacgcctCGGCTTCGCTggttgctcgcgagagtgaccCTTCTAGAGTTGATGATCTGCAGAAGAATTCTTTTTACAACAGCAAAGACGACCTGATCATTGCTGTTGGTTTGTGGAACATGAAGCGAGGCACTGAGACAAAAGTTGTCCGCTCAGATCCGGGACGAGTCTATTTCTCGTGCAAGCACTCTGACAACTGCAATTTCGATCTTCGTGCGTCTAGTCACGGCCGAGGGATGTGGAGAGTGCATAAGTTGAAAGAGCATTCATGCGAAGGGGACTTGCGCACAGCTAAAAAAATCAAGGCGCACTCGAAGGTGGTGGTAGCGTTTGTGGCAAACAGAATACGCGATGATggagaggtcattaagccgaaatcCATCATGGCTGAGTTAGTACGCGATTTcggcatcaaaatcaaatatgatgtcgcgctgcgtgcaagaaatctcgGGATGGATATGATATGCGGTCGAGTTGATGATTCGTTCCTCCTGCTCCCAAGATATCTGTATGCCCTGAAGGAAGCGAATCCTGGCACCTTATATGATTTGGAAGTAGATGTAGACTGCCGGTTCAAACATTTGTTTGTTGCTCTGTGGGCTTCCATCTCACCTTTCTACTTTCACCTTCGACCAGTGATTGTGGTTGACGGCACACACCTGAAGGGCAAAAATAGTGGCATTTTGTTTGTCGCCGTGACAAAAGACGGAAACGAGGCAGTTTTTTCCCTTGGCGATCGGTGTCGgtccgatcgagaatga
- the LOC131023893 gene encoding IQ domain-containing protein IQM2-like codes for MGVYRPSPLTVNSDLDSSFESIIAKLINLKDEKINKSLNIEDDDDMVSPLVGSRIPHSPKHEAAIKLQKVYKSFRTRRKLADCAVLIEQSWWKLLDFAELKHSSISFFDIDRHETAISRWSRARTRAAKVGKGLSKNGKAQKLALQHWLEAIDPRHRYGHNLHFYYVKWLNSQSKEPFFYWLDIGEGKDMNLVEKCPRSKLQQQCIKYLGPMERKAYEVVIEGGKLLYKQTGEPLDTTRGSKWIFVLSTSRTLYVGKKKKGTFQHSSFLAGGATLAAGRIVAENGVLKAVWPHSGHYKPTPENFQNFISFLRENNVDLNDVKLDSTDEEEDSLYLTSNASEDDVASTSTSASSDNARSPEESTGASLQPRGFSWELAALEIPCKDSFLEKLKTENQSSDNFLLESPRDADADADEDEECISQRINQHKESKSFQLGKQLSCNWSTGAGPRIGCVRDYPWHLQERALERVKLSPRSVLPSESRRAAASTSSILSCRTTSSSLHSSPLHSLC; via the exons ATGGGTGTATATCGTCCCAGCCCTCTCACGGTTAACTCGGACTTAGACAGCAGTTTTGAATCCATCATCGCAAAACTGATAAACCTTAAAGATGAGAAGATTAATAAGTCCCTTAAtattgaagatgatgatgatatggtgAGCCCTTTGGTTGGATCAAGAATCCCACATTCTCCGAAACACGAGGCGGCTATCAAGCTTCAGAAGGTTTACAAGAGCTTCAGAACTAGGAGAAAGTTAGCAGATTGTGCAGTTCTCATTGAGCAGAGCTGGTGGAAGCTTCTAGACTTTGCAGAGCTCAAGCATAGCTCCATTTCCTTCTTTGATATCGACAGGCACGAGACTGCCATCTCGCGCTGGTCAAGGGCTAGAACACGGGCTGCAAAG GTTGGAAAGGGGCTGTCCAAGAATGGAAAAGCTCAGAAACTTGCTTTGCAGCATTGGCTTGAAGCT ATTGATCCACGGCATCGTTATGGCCACAATCTTCATTTCTATTATGTTAAATGGTTGAACTCACAAAGCAAAGAGCCATTCTTTTACTG GCTAGATATAGGAGAAGGGAAAGACATGAATCTAGTTGAGAAATGCCCTCGTTCGAAGCTTCAGCAGCAGTGCATCAAGTATCTTGGCCCG ATGGAACGAAAGGCGTATGAGGTTGTGATTGAGGGTGGGAAGCTCTTGTACAAGCAGACGGGGGAGCCCCTCGACACCACTAGGGGTTCCAAGTGGATCTTTGTGCTCAGCACGTCGAGGACATTGTATGtcgggaagaagaagaagggcaCGTTCCAGCACTCGAGCTTCTTGGCTGGCGGAGCCACACTGGCTGCCGGGAGGATAGTAGCTGAGAATGGAGTCTTGAAGGCAGTGTGGCCTCACAGCGGCCATTACAAGCCAACACCAGAAAACTTCCAAAATTTCATATCATTTCTCAGAGAAAACAATGTGGATCTCAATGATGTCAAG CTTGATTCCACCGATGAAGAAGAGGACAGTCTGTACTTGACAAGCAACGCTTCCGAAGATGATGTGGCCTCAACATCAACATCAGCATCATCAGATAATGCTCGGTCTCCAGAGGAGAGCACGGGCGCTTCTCTGCAGCCACGAGGCTTTAGTTGGGAGCTGGCTGCCCTGGAGATACCATGCAAAGACAGCTTCTTGGAGAAGCTGAAGACTGAAAACCAAAGCTCTGATAACTTCCTTTTAGAATCACCAAGAGATGCAGATGCAGATgcagatgaagatgaagaatgCATTTCACAAAGAATCAACCAGCACAAAGAGAGCAAGTCTTTCCAGCTGGGGAAGCAGCTATCGTGTAACTGGAGCACTGGGGCCGGCCCCCGGATTGGCTGCGTGAGGGACTACCCTTGGCACCTCCAGGAACGCGCCTTGGAGCGAGTAAAACTGTCTCCCAGAAGCGTCTTACCATCTGAATCGCGACGAGCAGCAGCCAGCACCAGCAGCATTCTCTCTTGCAGGACTACTAGTAGTAGCCTTCATTCCTCACCTCTGCATTCACTCTGCTGA
- the LOC131007673 gene encoding putative late blight resistance protein homolog R1B-12: protein MAYAALVSLAQTIDLITSNRHDSVSPQVIDQLTSIHKHVISLQEFLEDFPDKPNSSTEARIKDAAHLAEDTIEFLLSDALLNHSKSKLKRQLRGRLEQIQSRYASLKSNVVSLSASKSKQAKAKDNDGIFRRHHFHELKKAGREIESASEAMMAIKNSTITHGGAGCSSGPSSSSSTVAPIRKDAMVGFDGELMAIKRRLCGEPASPLETIPIAGMGGIGKTTLAVNAYNDPLIMERFHIRAWVTVSQDYNVREITSGLLASMELAQGDSQQHHVFQKLKCRRFLIVLDDVWSTKAWDELRLMFPDDRNGSRIILTTRLVDVASYVVDVAGHIHFMRLLDEDQSWSLLKQKVFRQGFCPDDKLAYAGKMIARSCRGLPLAIVVISGLLALDQTKSGWNNVARNVNSVISENDEQFDKILSLSYAHLPHHLKPCFLYMAGFPEYYDMRASKLFKLWVAEGFLKAKRYKSLEETAEEYLEDLVKRSLVLVTQRKSNGRIKSLSIHDLLREMCIRKAREQDFLLQLRGLKYASSLKIPRRLSVIHSDLDSLQGCTIRTIICLEERRRGRGRQCSVRCFRLLRILDLMNAYEYFYDYKNDNSPVFSLPEELFELFHLRYLAFDYTFTIPGAISNLQNLQTLIIGPRKYRGYFVPLAVEVWRMPQQLPPEIWDMPQLRHLVFCSGLRLFQRGATAALENLLTLSLAINFSCSAEILQKIPNLKKLGLYYTRGEYLHTEIRNEEQSHVYSIMYVEQLKNIGCLRFLENLKLKMHHSLPYPGELTLRALPLSLRKLTLSGLKLPWKHMKIVGSLPWLEVVKLRDFACNGVEWETSEGGFCELRYLLISGSNLRDWVTESSHFPRLKRLVLLRCPNLRGIPEEIGEIATLQVIEMDNWNTDLVESARQIQDDQESCGNDAVHLRFV from the coding sequence ATGGCTTATGCTGCTCTGGTTTCACTTGCCCAAACTATAGACCTAATCACAAGCAATCGCCATGATTCCGTTTCCCCTCAAGTAATAGATCAACTCACATCCATCCACAAACACGTCATTTCCTTGCAAGAATTCCTTGAAGATTTCCCCGACAAACCCAACAGCTCCACCGAAGCAAGAATCAAAGACGCAGCACACCTCGCCGAAGACACAATCGAGTTCCTGCTCTCGGATGCACTGCTCAACCACTCCAAATCGAAGCTCAAACGCCAGCTGCGGGGGAGATTGGAACAGATCCAATCACGCTACGCATCCCTCAAGTCCAACGTTGTTTCATTATCCGCGTCCAAATCCAAACAGGCAAAGGCAAAGGATaacgacggaatattccgtcgccACCATTTTCACGAGCTGAAGAAAGCAGGCAGAGAAATCGAGTCAGCTTCCGAGGCGATGATGGCGATCAAGAACAGCACCATCACGCACGGCGGCGCAGGCTGCTCCAGCGGACCCAGCTCATCGTCGTCGACTGTGGCGCCCATCCGCAAGGACGCCATGGTCGGCTTCGACGGCGAACTGATGGCAATAAAGCGCCGGCTCTGCGGAGAGCCGGCGTCTCCGCTGGAGACCATCCCAATCGCCGGTATGGGAGGCATAGGCAAGACTACGCTCGCCGTAAACGCCTACAACGATCCATTGATCATGGAGCGTTTCCATATTCGTGCTTGGGTGACAGTATCACAAGATTACAACGTCCGGGAAATCACTTCGGGCCTTCTGGCGTCAATGGAGTTAGCGCAAGGGGACTCGCAGCAGCATCACGTGTTCCAGAAGTTGAAGTGTCGGAGATTCCTGATTGTTCTGGATGATGTGTGGAGTACCAAGGCGTGGGACGAGTTGAGGCTGATGTTTCCCGACGATCGTAATGGAAGTCGGATCATACTGACCACGAGGTTGGTGGATGTGGCCAGCTACGTGGTGGACGTAGCTGGCCACATCCATTTCATGCGCTTGTTGGatgaagatcagagctggagtttgcTGAAGCAGAAGGTGTTCAGACAAGGTTTTTGCCCTGATGATAAACTGGCTTATGCCGGGAAGATGATCGCCAGGAGCTGCAGGGGCCTGCCCCTGGCGATCGTTGTGATATCAGGGCTTCTGGCTCTCGACCAGACAAAATCCGGGTGGAACAATGTCGCGAGGAATGTGAACTCCGTCATCTCAGAGAATGATGAGCAATTTGACAAGATACTATCTCTGAGCTATGCCCACCTGCCTCATCATCTGAAGCCGTGTTTCCTTTACATGGCAGGTTTCCCGGAATACTATGATATGCGCGCTTCCAAACTGTTCAAGCTATGGGTAGCTGAAGGATTTCTAAAAGCAAAGCGGTATAAAAGCCTGGAAGAGACGGCAGAAGAGTATCTGGAGGATCTGGTGAAGCGAAGTCTTGTTTTGGTCACACAGAGGAAGTCCAATGGCAGAATCAAGAGCCTGAGCATCCACGATCTCCTCAGGGAGATGTGCATCAGAAAAGCCCGCGAACAGGATTTTCTCCTGCAGCTTCGCGGGCTTAAATATGCGTCATCACTGAAGATTCCACGCCGCCTAAGCGTCATCCATTCCGACCTAGATTCCCTCCAAGGCTGCACCATCCGTACTATAATATGTTTGGAGGAGAGAAGACGAGGACGAGGAAGGCAATGCTCGGTGCGATGTTTCCGATTGCTGAGGATTCTTGATCTGATGAATGCCTATGAATACTTCTACGACTACAAGAATGATAACTCGCCCGTCTTCTCTCTACCGGAGGAGCTGTTCGAGCTCTTCCATTTGCGATACCTGGCCTTCGACTACACCTTCACCATTCCGGGGGCCATATCGAATCTTCAGAATCTTCAGACACTGATCATCGGTCCGAGGAAGTATCGCGGGTATTTTGTGCCGTTGGCCGTGGAGGTATGGAGGATGCCGCAGCAGCTGCCTCCGGAGATTTGGGACATGCCGCAGCTGAGGCATCTCGTGTTCTGCTCCGGCCTGCGCCTGTTTCAAAGGGGGGCGACGGCGGCGTTGGAGAATCTGCTGACGCTCTCGCTGGCAATAAATTTCAGCTGCAGCGCGGAGATTCTGCAGAAGATTCCGAATCTGAAGAAGTTGGGGCTTTACTACACGCGGGGGGAGTATCTCCACACGGAGATTCGAAACGAGGAGCAGTCTCATGTGTACAGCATAATGTATGTGGAGCAGCTGAAGAACATTGGGTGCTTGAGATTCCTGGAGAATCTGAAGCTGAAGATGCACCACAGCTTGCCTTATCCGGGGGAGTTGACACTGCGGGCACTGCCGCTGAGTTTGAGGAAGTTGACTCTGAGCGGTCTGAAGCTTCCATGGAAGCACATGAAGATTGTGGGGTCGTTGCCGTGGCTTGAAGTGGTGAAACTGAGGGATTTCGCGTGCAACGGCGTGGAGTGGGAGACGAGTGAGGGGGGGTTTTGCGAGCTCAGGTATTTGCTGATAAGCGGATCGAATCTGAGGGATTGGGTGACGGAGAGCAGTCATTTTCCAAGGCTGAAACGGTTGGTGCTTCTTCGGTGTCCGAATCTGCGAGGGATTCCCGAAGAAATTGGGGAAATCGCGACGCTTCAAGTGATTGAGATGGATAACTGGAACACCGATTTGGTGGAGTCGGCCAGACAGATTCAAGATGATCAAGAGAGCTGCGGGAACGACGCCGTTCACCTTCGTTTCGTTTAA